Within the Blastocatellia bacterium genome, the region TGCTGGTTAGCCGCTCAAGCCAGTTGCGCTGGTCGCTCTGGTTCGCACTCATTAGCAGTTTCCTCCCTAAGTAAAAATCGCCGCCTCTGACGCAACGCCCAGCGTCGGGCTGACACGCGCGGCAGAAAAACTCGTGCCGTGGCCGACACTCACGCGGGCGCGGGCTGGCCGGCCTGCGAATCGGCGAGTCGCTTCAAGTACTCGTCATAAAGCCGCCGGTCAGCCGCCGGCATCTCGCGGATGTAGAGGCCGACGACCCAGAAGATGCCCTCGGCTTCGGGCCTGTACCAGGCGGCAAAGCCGGTCAGCCGCACGGTGCCGTTCGGCAGATCAACTTCGACTTCGAGCTTGTTCTTAAACGCCACCGTATGATCGCGGATGATGTGCAACTGGCCGGTCTCGACCGTGCCGGTCTGAAGCCGCATGCCCTGTTGGCCAGCATCCAGCACGCGGCCTTCGATGACCCGCGAGCGGTGCCCTTCGTCGCCCTGATCGATGATCGTCATGCGCATAGGCAGAGGCTCGGGCGGCGGCGGAATCTTGCGGCGGCTCTTGTTCTCATCAAGGTCGCTGGTGCTCTGCACCGAGCGAATCAGCCGCTCGCCATGCGCCGAGCAGAAGCTAATCTCATCGGGGTACAGGGTTCTACAAGTGGGGCATTCTTTCATGACGTCCTCCGCGAGGCGAACTGATTATACAAGGGGCCGGGGGCCGGGGGCCAGTAAGCAGGAGGCAGGAAGCAGTTGTCAGTTGTCAGCAGATTCCCTAGCTCCGTTAGGAGCGTGATGTTTATAGTCACCGATGCTATGAATGATGCAAGCTCCGTAGGAGCGTAATGTCTAACATTTCGCCCCGACGGGGCTTGGTGTCTTTTCTATGCCGATTACTATAAACATGGCGTCCCTACGGGACTATTGCCTACTGGCAACTGACAACTGACAACTGATAACTGCCTCCTGCTTCCTGCCTACTAAGCATTGGCCCCTACAAAGGAATATTGCCGTGCTTCTTGGGCGGGTTCTGGTCGCGCTTGGTTTCGAGCAGCTCTAAGGCGCGGATCAAACGGGGCCGCGTCGTCTTCGGCTCGATCACTTCGTCAACGAAGCCGCGCTCGGCGGCGATGTAAGGCGAAGCGAACTTGGCGCGGAACTCGTCGGCGCGGCGGCGCGCTTCGACCGCCGGGTTAGCCGATTGCGCGATCTCTTTGCGGTAAAGAATCTCGACGGCGCCCTCTGCGCCCATCACGGCGATCTCGGCGGTCGGATACGCGAAGTTCACATCGGCGCGAATGTGCTTTGAAGCCATGACACAGTACGCGCCGCCATACGCCTTGCGCGTGATGACGGTGAGCTTCGGCACGGTCGCTTCGGCAAACGCGAACAGCAATTTCGCGCCGTGACGGATGATGCCGCCATGCTCTTGCGACACGCCGGGCAGGAAACCCGGCACGTCTTCAAAAGTAATCAGCGGGATGTTGAAACAATCGCAGAAGCGGACGAAGCGCGCCGCCTTGACCGACGCGTCAATGTCCAGCACGCCGGCCAGGTGCGCCGGCTGATTGGCGACGATGCCGACCGGCCGACCGCCGAGCCGCGCAAAGCCGACGACGATGTTCTTGGCGTAATGCTCGTGGACTTCAAACAGGTGACCGTCGTCTACGACGGCGTGGATGATGTCGCGGATGTCATAAGGCTGAGTCGGCGACTCGGGCACGATCTGGTTCAAGCGCTCGTCCTGGCGGTCAGCCGGGTCGGCGCTCGCCAGCCGCGGCGCGTCTTCGAGATTGTTCGACGGAATGAACGACAGCAACTCGCGAATCAAGCGCAAGCAGTCTTCGTCATTTTCTGCCGCGAAGTGGGCAACACCCGAAACCGAATTATGGGTCATCGCGCCGCCAAGCTCTTCTTTGCTGACTTCTTCGTGAGTGACGGTCTTGATCACATCAGGGCCGGTGATAAACATATAAGAAGTCTGCTTGACCATGACGTTGAAGTCCGTGATGGCCGGCGAATAGACGGCGCCGCCGGCGCACGGCCCCATGATGGCCGAGATTTGCGGCACGACGCCCGACGCCAGCGTGTTGCGCAAGAAGATGTCGGCGTAACCGCCGAGCGAGACGACGCCTTCCTGTATGCGCGCGCCGCCCGAATCGTTGAGGCCGATGACCGGCGCGCCGACCTTCATCGCCATGTCCATGACCTTGCAGATCTTTTCGGCGTTGGTTTCTGAGAGCGAGCCGCCGAAGATTGTGAAATCCTGCGCGAAGACGAAGACCTGCCGCCCATCAATTAACCCGTGCCCGGCGACCACGCCATCACCGGGGTACTGTTGATCCTGCATGCCAAAATCCAGGCAGCGGTGTTTCTTGAAGCGGTCGAACTCTTCGAAGCTGCCGTCGTCGAGCAGGAACTCGATGCGCTCGCGGGCGGTCAGCTTGCCGGCGGCGTGCTGGCGAGTGATGCGCGAGGCGCCGCCGCCGGCCATCGCCGAGGCATCTTTTTCGGCGAGCGTCTTCAGGCCATCGTTGTGATCGTTCAATTCAAGTTTCCCTTCTGTGGTTGCCATCGGTGTTCCTCGAATCCTTGCGGGCGGCGGCGCCGTTAGATTGGTTGAATTCGGAAGTGACAGTCTAGCAAAGCCGCCGCGCCGCGGGAAACTCGAACAATCGAAATGAGTTTACGGCCCGCAGGGTTTCTTGACACCCGGCAGCGACCTACTTATAATGAGCCCGCTTCTCAAGCTCGCTCAAGGTTGTTCAATCGCAGCATACAAAACGGAGGGTAATGTGATTAAGCTGGACATTGTGAATCAAGTCGCCGACAAGACCGGTGTACCCAAGACCAAAGCGGAGGTTGCCGTCGAGTCGCTATTTGAAGCGATGAAGAACGCCTTGCAGCGCGGCGAGCGCATCGAGCTGCGCGGCTTCGGCGTCTTCGTCGTCAAGCCGCGCAAGCGCGGCGTCGGCCGCAACCCGCGCACCGGCGAAGTCACAGACATCCCGCCCGGCAAGACGATCCGCTTTAAGCCCGGCAAAGAACTGCAAGCGTAGTTGCCGCCCGTCAGTCGCCAGTTACCCATGCTGGCAACTGACAGCGGGCAGATGACCACGGCTGTTGACATCCCGCCGCTCCACAGATGTATGCTTGATGTGTGGAAAATTCAGAGCCGTATCGTCTCAGCGAAGTCCCTGTCACGCCCGCCGCGTTTGATCGCGAAGTGGTTTTCATCGCCGCGCCCGAAAGCGAACTGTCGGCGCGGCGCGTCCTGATTCACACGCTCCTCTTTCTCGTCACCTGCGTGACCACCACCCTGACCGGCGCGTCGTGGGTCGTGCGCGCGCCCGATGACTCTCTGTTCGACATTATCGCCGGGCCGCCGCTCGCGGTGATCCA harbors:
- a CDS encoding carboxyl transferase domain-containing protein codes for the protein MAGGGASRITRQHAAGKLTARERIEFLLDDGSFEEFDRFKKHRCLDFGMQDQQYPGDGVVAGHGLIDGRQVFVFAQDFTIFGGSLSETNAEKICKVMDMAMKVGAPVIGLNDSGGARIQEGVVSLGGYADIFLRNTLASGVVPQISAIMGPCAGGAVYSPAITDFNVMVKQTSYMFITGPDVIKTVTHEEVSKEELGGAMTHNSVSGVAHFAAENDEDCLRLIRELLSFIPSNNLEDAPRLASADPADRQDERLNQIVPESPTQPYDIRDIIHAVVDDGHLFEVHEHYAKNIVVGFARLGGRPVGIVANQPAHLAGVLDIDASVKAARFVRFCDCFNIPLITFEDVPGFLPGVSQEHGGIIRHGAKLLFAFAEATVPKLTVITRKAYGGAYCVMASKHIRADVNFAYPTAEIAVMGAEGAVEILYRKEIAQSANPAVEARRRADEFRAKFASPYIAAERGFVDEVIEPKTTRPRLIRALELLETKRDQNPPKKHGNIPL
- a CDS encoding HU family DNA-binding protein, which gives rise to MSPLLKLAQGCSIAAYKTEGNVIKLDIVNQVADKTGVPKTKAEVAVESLFEAMKNALQRGERIELRGFGVFVVKPRKRGVGRNPRTGEVTDIPPGKTIRFKPGKELQA